A genomic window from Lepisosteus oculatus isolate fLepOcu1 chromosome 27, fLepOcu1.hap2, whole genome shotgun sequence includes:
- the LOC107075424 gene encoding phospholipase A2 inhibitor and Ly6/PLAUR domain-containing protein-like, translating to MKKLVTLVIFCAIFPLATALDCTVCHSPITSTTCKPMTSTCFPSYTKCFKGILKASGTVNNQITAQACTIPDLCTAPMSVNTGSLRVTGNLDCCNSDNCNTNTKIPAPYTDITPNDSKCYFCDGTECSKIMYCQGVENRCFETSAVVNGKTQPLKGCASDNACKTPPSDLEFIFGTKFKSSVICCTGNLCNNAKRTEQSVFVLLVPLTSIKLFY from the exons CCACTGCTCTGGATTGTACTGTGTGTCATTCACCAATAACGTCAACCACATGCAAACCTATGACTTCAACATGTTTTCCTTCCTACACAAAGTGTTTTAAAGGGATTCTGAAAGCTTCAG GAACTGTGAATAACCAAATAACTGCCCAGGCTTGCACGATACCTGACCTCTGCACAGCTCCCATGTCAGTAAACACTGGATCATTGAGGGTCACCGGAAATTTAGACTGCTGTAACTCAGACAACTGCAACACCAACACTAAAATTCCTG CTCCTTATACAGACATTACCCCCAATGATAGTAAGTGTTATTTTTGTGATGGGACTGAATGCAGTAAGATTATGTACTGTCAAGGGGTTGAAAATCGCTGTTTTGAGACTTCGG ctgTTGTAAATGGTAAGACCCAACCTCTCAAGGGATGTGCCAGTGACAACGCCTGTAAGACACCTCCATCTGATCTGGAATTTATATTTGGCACAAAATTCAAATCCAGTGTCATATGCTGTACTGGAAACCTGTGTAACAATGCCAAGCGCACAGAACAGAGTGTCTTTGTTTTGCTGGTGCCTCTCACATCTATCAAGCTCTTTTACTGA
- the LOC138225303 gene encoding uncharacterized protein: protein MKKMSISDAHRVVLILLLVKKSETVTVCVGKAAVVNFTIPGKLTVPVTLVDDKNYPFKALCQAHPSQIPPCSINKDSRFVCERPGTFLCQTNTFLQFTIAQATMDYNQMEIALESEYGKDSKRLDIQECQDRTGIAKGTSATAPPVTPGASEKPVNSASRPTYSLMAAVSACVGMSLLIVMSKRMHTQKLANTVFMFQEKS from the exons ATGAAGAAAATGTCGATTTCTGACG cacacCGGGTAGTGTTAATTCTGCTACTGGTGAAAAAATCAGAGACTG TTACAGTTTGTGTAGGGAAGGCTGCAGTAGTGAACTTCACCATTCCAGGGAAACTGACAGTGCCAGTGACTCTGGTTGATGACAAGAACTACCCCTTCAAAGCACTTTGTCAGGCTCATCCCAGTCAGATACCACCTTGCTCAATCAATAAGGATTCCAGGTTTGTGTGTGAGCGACCTGGCACCTTCCTGTGCCAAACCAACACTTTTTTGCAGTTCACAATCGCACAAGCTACAATGGACTATAACCAGATGGAAATTGCTCTTGAAAGCGAATATGGAAAAGACAGCAAGAGACTGGATATCCAAG aatgccAGGACCGAACTGGAATTGCAAAAG gTACTTCAGCTACAGCTCCTCCTGTCACCCCTGGAG CCTCCGAAAAGCCTGTGAATTCTGCCAGCAGACCCACCTACA GCCTTATGGCAGCAGTGAGTGCTTGTGTGGGGATGTCTCTCCTAATAGTGATGAGTAAAAGGATGCAT ACGCAGAAGCTGGCCAACACAGTATTTATGTTCCAGGAAAAAAGCTAA